From the Homo sapiens chromosome 1, GRCh38.p14 Primary Assembly genome, one window contains:
- the TMEM200B gene encoding transmembrane protein 200B, producing MTAGSPEECGEVRRSPEGRVSRLGRRLGRRRRPRSPPEPLRVRARLRLRSPSGAFAALGALVVLVGMGIAVAGYWPHRAGAPGSRAANASSPQMSELRREGRGGGRAHGPHERLRLLGPVIMGVGLFVFICANTLLYENRDLETRRLRQGVLRAQALRPPDGPGWDCALLPSPGPRSPRAVGCAEPEIWDPSPRRGTSPVPSVRSLRSEPANPRLGLPALLNSYPLKGPGLPPPWGPRTQTGHVIITVQPSGSCIEHSKSLDLGLGELLLGAPAARDCAHRSWPRLDRLSLGGYAKLGGGGDLGARV from the coding sequence ATGACGGCCGGGAGCCCCGAAGAATGCGGGGAGGTGCGGAGGAGCCCCGAGGGCCGCGTCTCTCGCTTGGGCCGCCGCCTGGGCCGCCGCCGGCGCCCGCGCTCCCCGCCCGAGCCTCTGCGGGTGCGGGCGCGGCTGCGGCTGCGCTCGCCGTCGGGGGCGTTCGCGGCGCTGGGGGCGCTCGTGGTACTGGTGGGTATGGGCATTGCAGTGGCCGGCTACTGGCCGCACCGGGCCGGGGCCCCAGGGTCCCGGGCCGCCAATGCCAGCTCGCCCCAGATGAGCGAGCTGCGACGCGAGGGTCGCGGCGGGGGCCGGGCTCACGGCCCGCACGAGCGGCTGCGGCTCCTCGGGCCGGTGATCATGGGCGTCGGCCTGTTCGTGTTCATCTGCGCCAACACACTGCTGTATGAGAACCGAGACTTGGAGACGCGACGGCTCCGCCAGGGGGTGCTGCGGGCCCAGGCGCTCCGGCCCCCCGACGGCCCGGGCTGGGACTGCGCCCTCCTTCCCAGCCCCGGCCCTAGGAGTCCCCGAGCCGTAGGCTGCGCAGAGCCAGAAATCTGGGACCCGTCCCCGCGTCGGGGTACTTCACCCGTCCCGTCAGTGCGGAGTCTGCGTTCAGAGCCCGCTAATCCTCGCTTGGGGTTACCTGCCTTGCTCAACAGCTACCCGCTGAAGGGCCCCGGGCTGCCCCCACCCTGGGGTCCACGGACGCAGACTGGCCATGTGATCATCACCGTGCAGCCGTCTGGCTCCTGCATTGAACATTCCAAGTCTCTGGATCTGGGCCTTGGGGAGCTCCTCCTTGGGGCCCCAGCAGCTCGGGACTGTGCTCACCGAAGCTGGCCACGGCTGGACCGCCTCAGTCTTGGGGGCTATGCCAAattgggaggaggaggggactTGGGGGCCCGGGTCTGA